GCCGGGCAGCCAGGCGGCCTGCAGCGCGTCGATCGACGCGAGCAGCGAGGGCTCGATGACGATCGGGCGCCCCGAGAGCAGCACGACCACGCACGTCTCGACCTTCGAGCAGACCGAGCGGACGAGGTCCTGGTCGGACGCCGACAGCTCCATGGTCTGCGCGGGTCGCGGCACGCCGTTGTCACCCGGGTCGTAGGCCCACTGCGGACCGCCCACGTCGCCGAAGCCCTCCGCGTAGGGCGTCTCGCCGACGACGACCACGGCCGACGCTCCGGCCGGCACCGGCTTGGTGCCGTCGGGGCTCCAGGTCACCCGGGTCGCCTCGCCGCGCACGCCGTCGAGGATCGTGTTGCCGGGGATCTCGTTGGTCGAGCCGCCCTGCCAGGTCACGGTCCAGCCGCCGGCCTGGTCGCCGATGCTGTCGGCCTTGGCGCCCGCGACGTAGACCGGCGCGCGGCGGGCGAGCGGCACGGCGCGACGCTCGTTCTTGAGCAGCACCTGCGACTGCGCGACGGCCCGGCGGGCGACCTTGCGGTGCTGCGGGCTGCCGATGTCGTCGATGTGGCGCCGGTCGGTGAACGGGTGCTCGAAGAGGCCGAGCTCGAACTTCTTGGTCAGGATGCGGGTGACCGCGTCGTCGATCCTCGACACCGGCACCTCGCCGCTGTCGACGAGCCCGGTGAGCGTCGGGATGAACTCGTCCCAGCCCGACGGGTTGTTCGGCGCCTGGATCGGCTCCATGAACATGTCGACGCCGGCGAGCACCGACGCCTTCACCTGGTCGCGGTAGCTGCCGGGCAGCTGCCGGATGGCGCGCCAGTCGGAGATCACGATGCCGTCGAAGCGCATGTCGCCCTTCAGCGTGCCGGTCAGCAGGTCGCCGTTGGCGTGCATCTTGGTCGGGTTGCCGAGGCCGTCCTCGGTCCAGTCGACGCTGGAGAAGGACGGCATCACCGAGCCGACGTCGTACTTGCGGATGGCCGGCCAGTACGGCGCCAGCGCGAGCTCGTCGAAGGTCTCGCGGTCGACCTGGGTGACGCCCTGGTCGATCGGGTACGCCCCGGTGCCGGCGGCGGACGCGTCGTAGGTGGTCAGCCCGTCACCGGCGAAGTGCTTGGCCGAGGCGAGCACGTGGTCGGGGTCGTCGAGCTGGCCCGGACGCCCCTGCAGACCCCGGATCGCGGTGGTCATCGACGTGACCAGGTCGGGGTCCTCGCCGAACGACTCGTACGTGCGGCCCCAGCGGTCGTCGCGGGCGACGCACAGGCACGGGGCGAAGGCCCACTGCGGGCCGGTGGCCCGGGTCTCCTGCGCGGTGATCTCACCGATCCGCTCGACCAGCCGCGGGTCGCGCGTCGCGCCCAGCCCGATGTTGTGCGGGAAGATCGTCGCGCCCACGAGGTTCGAGTGCCCGTGGACGGAGTCGACGCCGTAGAGCAGCGGGATGCCGAGCCGGGACGCGAGCGCGGCGCGCTGGTAGCGGTCGACCATGTCGGCCCACGCCTCCGCCGTGTTCGGCGTCGGGGTCGAGCCGCCGCCGGACAGCAGGCTGCCGAGGCCGTAGGTGGTGATCAGCGAGGTGTCGGCGTCGACGTCGAGGCGCTCGGCCTGCGCCATCTGGCCGATCTTCTCCGCGAGCGTCATCCGTGCGAGCAGGTCGGCGACGCGCCTGGCCGTGGGCAGCCGGGGGTTGCGGTAGGCGGCGTCGGCGGGGGCCGCCGCAGGCTCGCGGCCTGCGCCGGGGGCCGACCCCTGGGCCCCGGACGGCGCAGACACCGCGAGGAGCGAGGTGGAGAGCGCGGCGGTGGCGAGGAGGCCGACCGCGGCGCGCAGCCGGGGACGTTGGAGGGGTCGTCGCAGTGGTCGTTGCATGGGGGTGCTCCCTTACCCGAGGTCGAGAGCGTCGGGTGACGCCCGTCACAACGAACGTAGGAACCGGCTATCGTGCGCGTCAATGTCGAAACCTCCCCGCGAGGCGGATCTTTCCGCCGGGTCCCGCAGGAATGAGGCAGGCGCGTCCACACCCCTCCCGTGGCGCCCGCGCGGTGGGTCGCTGGAGGACCTGCGGCGCGCGAACCGCCGGCTGGTCCTGGGCCACCTCGTCGCCTCGGGACCGCACAGCCGCGCCGAGCTGGCCCGGGCCACCGGGCTGTCGGCCACGACCGTCTCGAGCCTGGTCAGCGAGATGGTCGCGTCGGGGCAGGTGCGCGAGACCACCACCGGGCGTCCGCACAAGGGCGGTTCCGGTCGACCGCCGGTGCTCGTCGAGCTCGCCACTCCCCCGGGCGGCGTGGTCGGGGTGGACATCGGACACGGGCACGTCCGGGTCGCGGCCGCGGGGCCGACCGGCGCCGTCCTCGCCGAGGACGTGCGGGTGCTCGACGTCGACGAGGCCGGACCGGGCACCCTCGACGTGGCCGCGACGATGGTGCGCGAGGTCCTGGCCGCGGCGTCGCTCGACCCGCACGACGTGCACGGCGCCGGGATGTGCGTCCCGGCGCCGATCGACCGCGGGACCAGCCGGGTCAGCACCGGCATCCTCCCGGGCTGGCGCGGCGTCGACCCGGCCGCGGAGCTGGCGACCCGGATCGGGGCGCCGGTCGTCGTCGACAACGACGCCAACCTCGGCGCGCTCGCCGAGGTGCGCCACGGCGCCGCACGTGGACACCAGGACGCCGTCTACGTGAAGCTCGCCAGCGGGGTCGGGGCCGGGCTCGTGCTGGGCGGCCGGGTGCACCGCGGCGCCACCGGCATGGCAGGCGAGATCGGCCACGTGCAGATCGGCGAAGACGGGGACGTCTGCCGCTGCGGCAACCGCGGCTGCCTCGAGACCCGCGTGTCGGCGCACCGGTTGCTGGCGGTGCTCCAGCCCGCGCACGACGAGGACCTCGACCTGGGTCGCGTGCTGGAGCTCGAGCGGGCCGGCGACGCCGGGGTGCGCCGGGTGCTCGCCGACGCAGGCACCACGGTCGGGCGGGCGCTCGCCGACCTCAGCAACCACCTCAACCCCTCGGTGATCGTGCTCGGCGGGCCGCTCGGGGGCGCGGCCACGCTGGTCGACGGCGTGCGCCGCGCGGTGGACCGCTACGCCCAGCCCGCCACCGCCCGGGCGGTGGAGGTCAGGTCGGCCGAGCTGGGCGAACGGGCCGGGATCGTCGGCGCGGTGGCGATGGCGGTCGCGATGGCCACCGCGGCCGACTGAGCGCGGTCAGACCCGGTCGAGCAGCCACGACGGGCTGACGACCTGGGCCGGTGAGACGTTGGCGGCCAGCATCCGGTCGGCCGTCACGACGGTGACCCGACTGCCGTCGGCGAGCGCGCGGCGGGCCTGCTCGCGGATCTCGGCGTCGCCGTCGCGGGCGGCGTGGACGGTGCGGACGTGGGCGTCACGCCCGGCGCGCACCCCGCCCTTGGCCTGCCCCTCCAGCACGAGCACGATCTCGTCGTACGACGTGTCGCCGACGAGCAGCCGCTCGTGCAGGCGACGGGCCGCGCCGGCACGGTCCTTCCACCAGCCGTCCGGGACCGACCCGACGACGTTGGCGCCGTCGACGACCAGGACCGTGCTCACGGTCCCAGTGTGTCAGTCGGTGAGCACGAATTCGTTGCCGCGGGTGACGGCCACCGACGACCCGTCGGCGTGGATCCCGTCGATCTGCACCTCCGGGCTCCCGATGACGATGTCGACGTGGGTGTTGGCCTGGTTGAGGCCCTCGTCGATGCGCTGCTCCGGGGTGAGGCCGACGGTGTCGTCCATGGCGGTCGTGTAGCCCATGCCCCAGGCGATGTGGGAGCCGACGTTCTCGTCGAACAGCATGTCCTTGTAGACCAGGCCGGTGGCTGCGACGGCGGAGTCGGCGTCGACGATCGCGACCTCGCCGAAGTGGCGCGAGCGCGGGATCAGGTCGAACTGGGCCTGCACCGCCTCCTCGCCGCGCTCGGCGGTGGCGCCGGTGACCGTGCCGTCGCGGACCTCGAGCGCCAGGCCCTCGACGAGGGCCCCCATCGAGGCGAGGAAGAACGGTGCCGAGGTCCGGACGGTGCCCTCCGCGCGGCGCCAGTCCGGGGAGACGAAGACCTCCTCGGTGGGCATGTTGGGCACGAACTCCACGCCGGCCTCGTTCTCCACCGACCCGCCGACCCAGCGCGAGCGCGAGGTGAGGCCGAGGGTGAGGTCGGTGCCGGGTCCGCGGTAGCGGATCTTGTCGAAGCCGTGGGCGTTGAGGACCGCGGCGCGGGCCTTGAGCTTGGCGATGTGGGACTGCCACGCCGCCACGGGGTCGGCCTGGTCGAGGCGCATGCTGGTCGCGACCGCGTCCCACAGGGCGGCGACGTCGCTCACCCCGACGCTGTCGGCCCAGCCCTTGGTGGGCGCGCCCGCGACCGTCCACGCCACCTGGTTGGTCGTCATCAGCGGCATCAGCTCCTGGATCAGGTCGACCGGGACCGCCTTGGCGAGCCGGGCCGGGTCGAGCCCGTCCATGAGCGTGGGGTGCGGGTTGCCGGTGAGCGAGATCATCGCGGGGCGGGTCTGCTGCCAACCGCGGACCTGGACGAACTCGTGCTCCTGGGAGGTGCCGAGGAGCTCCTCCGGCCCGTGCTCGACGGCGGCGCGCTTCTCGAAGGGGTCGCGGTACTGCAGGGTGACCTTCGACGCGCCGACGCGGTAGGCCTCCGCGGTGATCGCGCGCGCGGCGTCGGCCTGCTCGGGC
Above is a genomic segment from Nocardioides okcheonensis containing:
- a CDS encoding glycoside hydrolase family 3 protein, with the protein product MQRPLRRPLQRPRLRAAVGLLATAALSTSLLAVSAPSGAQGSAPGAGREPAAAPADAAYRNPRLPTARRVADLLARMTLAEKIGQMAQAERLDVDADTSLITTYGLGSLLSGGGSTPTPNTAEAWADMVDRYQRAALASRLGIPLLYGVDSVHGHSNLVGATIFPHNIGLGATRDPRLVERIGEITAQETRATGPQWAFAPCLCVARDDRWGRTYESFGEDPDLVTSMTTAIRGLQGRPGQLDDPDHVLASAKHFAGDGLTTYDASAAGTGAYPIDQGVTQVDRETFDELALAPYWPAIRKYDVGSVMPSFSSVDWTEDGLGNPTKMHANGDLLTGTLKGDMRFDGIVISDWRAIRQLPGSYRDQVKASVLAGVDMFMEPIQAPNNPSGWDEFIPTLTGLVDSGEVPVSRIDDAVTRILTKKFELGLFEHPFTDRRHIDDIGSPQHRKVARRAVAQSQVLLKNERRAVPLARRAPVYVAGAKADSIGDQAGGWTVTWQGGSTNEIPGNTILDGVRGEATRVTWSPDGTKPVPAGASAVVVVGETPYAEGFGDVGGPQWAYDPGDNGVPRPAQTMELSASDQDLVRSVCSKVETCVVVLLSGRPIVIEPSLLASIDALQAAWLPGSQGEGVTDVLFGRRPYTGRLPVSWPRSVAQEPINVGDADYDPLHAYGFGLRARR
- a CDS encoding ROK family transcriptional regulator, translated to MSKPPREADLSAGSRRNEAGASTPLPWRPRGGSLEDLRRANRRLVLGHLVASGPHSRAELARATGLSATTVSSLVSEMVASGQVRETTTGRPHKGGSGRPPVLVELATPPGGVVGVDIGHGHVRVAAAGPTGAVLAEDVRVLDVDEAGPGTLDVAATMVREVLAAASLDPHDVHGAGMCVPAPIDRGTSRVSTGILPGWRGVDPAAELATRIGAPVVVDNDANLGALAEVRHGAARGHQDAVYVKLASGVGAGLVLGGRVHRGATGMAGEIGHVQIGEDGDVCRCGNRGCLETRVSAHRLLAVLQPAHDEDLDLGRVLELERAGDAGVRRVLADAGTTVGRALADLSNHLNPSVIVLGGPLGGAATLVDGVRRAVDRYAQPATARAVEVRSAELGERAGIVGAVAMAVAMATAAD
- a CDS encoding aminopeptidase encodes the protein MTEPFDHLLEKYARLVVRVGANVQPGQEVVVNALPEQADAARAITAEAYRVGASKVTLQYRDPFEKRAAVEHGPEELLGTSQEHEFVQVRGWQQTRPAMISLTGNPHPTLMDGLDPARLAKAVPVDLIQELMPLMTTNQVAWTVAGAPTKGWADSVGVSDVAALWDAVATSMRLDQADPVAAWQSHIAKLKARAAVLNAHGFDKIRYRGPGTDLTLGLTSRSRWVGGSVENEAGVEFVPNMPTEEVFVSPDWRRAEGTVRTSAPFFLASMGALVEGLALEVRDGTVTGATAERGEEAVQAQFDLIPRSRHFGEVAIVDADSAVAATGLVYKDMLFDENVGSHIAWGMGYTTAMDDTVGLTPEQRIDEGLNQANTHVDIVIGSPEVQIDGIHADGSSVAVTRGNEFVLTD